In the genome of Ptychodera flava strain L36383 chromosome 13, AS_Pfla_20210202, whole genome shotgun sequence, one region contains:
- the LOC139147425 gene encoding kelch-like protein diablo isoform X1 — translation MGKHYLINNGNMQIVFPVGNGQGLILSMTTHLLPSAAGHQSWESQQIYQYKSMAGSEELVYQDGCLSNSVLETLQSFRSTGTLCDVVIEVEQCKIPAHRLVLSACSPYFRAMFTGQLAESSQECVTIRDSNPNAIKDLIDFAYTATVKINDANVQDLMISSNLLQLTGVRSACCEFLQRQLHPSNCIGIWHFADAHSCHELAEKARQYLYEHFAETAKEEEFLHLKYEQLTKLIGSDFLGVSNESEVFGSVIRWVKEDAEKRMCHLSTLLEKIRLFQVSPEFLLDQLNNEVVLAEIPEYCKMLSEVQRVLQGVNNVDNVLRKYGKGRRKCYSKRPKGLLAIGGESNGSTLTTVQCHVLDESCWTTILPHSDYTSGNSLNKIPISPMNTPRSAFGVVSDSNIVYVVGGSNSMHALNSVEKYDVMANKWEELGAMHEPRHGTSVSVLNGQLYACGGQDDSQYLDTVEVYSHQTNTWNYVPSMKHKRAFFGTAVVGGMLYAVGGTGGNKGNKDDFLTSIERYDPSQQIWTSVAPMHIRRAYVSVAVVNNCIYAIGGFNREWLNSVERYDPDSNQWTFVKPMNKLRSSACATALNGCIYVVGGFDSSKCTNTVDKYDPALNKWSSACPMLQRRYGVGVATVMLC, via the exons ATCTACCAGTACAAAAGCATGGCTGGGAGTGAGGAACTGGTGTACCAAGATGGATGTCTGTCAAACTCAGTCTTGGAAACCCTTCAGTCGTTCAGGTCCACGGGAACTCTCTGTGATGTGGTCATCGAGGTTGAGCAGTGCAAAATACCGGCACACAG ACTAGTGTTATCCGCATGCAGTCCGTATTTCAGGGCGATGTTTACGGGGCAGCTTGCAGAAAGCAGTCAAGAGTGTGTTACCATCCGAGATTCCAATCCTAACGCCATCAAAGATCTCATCGATTTCGCCTACACTGCCACAGTCAAG ATAAATGATGCCAATGTACAGGATTTGATGATAAGTTCCAACTTGCTGCAGCTGACTGGCGTTCGCAGTGCGTGCTGTGAGTTCCTGCAACGACAGTTACACCCTAGTAATTGCATTGGCATCTGGCATTTCGCCGACGCCCATTCTTGCCACGAACTCGCTGAGAAAGCGCGACAGTACCTTTACGAGCACTTCGCCGAGACCGCTAAAGAAGAAGAATTCCTCCACCTCAAGTACGAACAGCTCACAAAACTCATTGGCTCAGATTTCCTGGGCGTCAGCAACGAAAGCGAGGTCTTTGGGTCGGTGATTCGCTGGGTGAAGGAGGACGCGGAAAAGCGCATGTGCCACCTCAGCACGCTACTGGAGAAAATCAGGCTTTTTCAGGTGTCTCCAGAATTTCTACTTGACCAACTGAACAACGAAGTCGTGCTGGCAGAAATTCCCGAGTACTGCAAAATGCTGAGTGAAGTACAGCGGGTCTTGCAGGGAGTCAATAATGTAGATAATGTGCTCAGGAAGTATGGAAAGGGACGGAGGAAATGTTACAGCAAGAGACCAAAG GGGCTTTTAGCTATCGGAGGAGAGTCTAACGGCAGTACCTTGACAACAGTGCAGTGTCATGTTTTAGACGAAAGCTGCTGGACAACCATCCTACCTCACTCAGATTACACTTCAGGAAACAGCTTAAACAAGATCCCAATCAGTCCAATGAACACTCCAAGGTCTGCGTTTGGAGTGGTGTCTGACTCCAATATTGTGTATGTAGTCG GGGGCAGCAACTCGATGCATGCTCTGAACTCTGTGGAGAAATATGACGTTATGGCCAACAAGTGGGAAGAACTGGGAGCGATGCATGAGCCAAGACACGGAACCTCCGTGTCCGTGCTGAACGGACAGTTGTATGCGTGTGGCGGCCAGGACGACTCGCAGTATCTGGACACTGTTGAAGTCTACTCACATCAGACGAATACTTGGAATTATGTCCCGTCCATGAAGCACAAGAGAGCCTTCTTTGGTACAGCAGTGGTCGGTGGCATGTTGTACGCTGTAGGTGGCACAG GTGGTAACAAGGGAAACAAGGACGATTTCTTGACATCAATTGAGCGCTACGATCCAAGCCAACAGATCTGGACCAGTGTGGCCCCGATGCACATCCGAAGGGCATACGTATCAGTAGCGGTGGTCAACAACTGCATTTATGCGATCGGTGGGTTCAACAGAGAGTGGTTGAACTCTGTGGAGCGCTACGATCCCGATAGCAACCAGTGGACGTTTGTGAAACCAATGAACAAGCTGCGCAGCAGTGCCTGTGCCACAGCTCTCAATGGCTGCATTTACGTGGTCGGCGGTTTTGACAGCTCCAAATGTACGAACACTGTCGATAAGTACGACCCAGCACTGAACAAGTGGAGCAGTGCATGCCCCATGCTACAGAGGCGGTATGGTGTTGGCGTAGCAACAGTGATGCTCTGTTGA
- the LOC139147425 gene encoding kelch-like protein diablo isoform X2 has protein sequence MSGIILLAKQTSRLKGSATIYQYKSMAGSEELVYQDGCLSNSVLETLQSFRSTGTLCDVVIEVEQCKIPAHRLVLSACSPYFRAMFTGQLAESSQECVTIRDSNPNAIKDLIDFAYTATVKINDANVQDLMISSNLLQLTGVRSACCEFLQRQLHPSNCIGIWHFADAHSCHELAEKARQYLYEHFAETAKEEEFLHLKYEQLTKLIGSDFLGVSNESEVFGSVIRWVKEDAEKRMCHLSTLLEKIRLFQVSPEFLLDQLNNEVVLAEIPEYCKMLSEVQRVLQGVNNVDNVLRKYGKGRRKCYSKRPKGLLAIGGESNGSTLTTVQCHVLDESCWTTILPHSDYTSGNSLNKIPISPMNTPRSAFGVVSDSNIVYVVGGSNSMHALNSVEKYDVMANKWEELGAMHEPRHGTSVSVLNGQLYACGGQDDSQYLDTVEVYSHQTNTWNYVPSMKHKRAFFGTAVVGGMLYAVGGTGGNKGNKDDFLTSIERYDPSQQIWTSVAPMHIRRAYVSVAVVNNCIYAIGGFNREWLNSVERYDPDSNQWTFVKPMNKLRSSACATALNGCIYVVGGFDSSKCTNTVDKYDPALNKWSSACPMLQRRYGVGVATVMLC, from the exons ATCTACCAGTACAAAAGCATGGCTGGGAGTGAGGAACTGGTGTACCAAGATGGATGTCTGTCAAACTCAGTCTTGGAAACCCTTCAGTCGTTCAGGTCCACGGGAACTCTCTGTGATGTGGTCATCGAGGTTGAGCAGTGCAAAATACCGGCACACAG ACTAGTGTTATCCGCATGCAGTCCGTATTTCAGGGCGATGTTTACGGGGCAGCTTGCAGAAAGCAGTCAAGAGTGTGTTACCATCCGAGATTCCAATCCTAACGCCATCAAAGATCTCATCGATTTCGCCTACACTGCCACAGTCAAG ATAAATGATGCCAATGTACAGGATTTGATGATAAGTTCCAACTTGCTGCAGCTGACTGGCGTTCGCAGTGCGTGCTGTGAGTTCCTGCAACGACAGTTACACCCTAGTAATTGCATTGGCATCTGGCATTTCGCCGACGCCCATTCTTGCCACGAACTCGCTGAGAAAGCGCGACAGTACCTTTACGAGCACTTCGCCGAGACCGCTAAAGAAGAAGAATTCCTCCACCTCAAGTACGAACAGCTCACAAAACTCATTGGCTCAGATTTCCTGGGCGTCAGCAACGAAAGCGAGGTCTTTGGGTCGGTGATTCGCTGGGTGAAGGAGGACGCGGAAAAGCGCATGTGCCACCTCAGCACGCTACTGGAGAAAATCAGGCTTTTTCAGGTGTCTCCAGAATTTCTACTTGACCAACTGAACAACGAAGTCGTGCTGGCAGAAATTCCCGAGTACTGCAAAATGCTGAGTGAAGTACAGCGGGTCTTGCAGGGAGTCAATAATGTAGATAATGTGCTCAGGAAGTATGGAAAGGGACGGAGGAAATGTTACAGCAAGAGACCAAAG GGGCTTTTAGCTATCGGAGGAGAGTCTAACGGCAGTACCTTGACAACAGTGCAGTGTCATGTTTTAGACGAAAGCTGCTGGACAACCATCCTACCTCACTCAGATTACACTTCAGGAAACAGCTTAAACAAGATCCCAATCAGTCCAATGAACACTCCAAGGTCTGCGTTTGGAGTGGTGTCTGACTCCAATATTGTGTATGTAGTCG GGGGCAGCAACTCGATGCATGCTCTGAACTCTGTGGAGAAATATGACGTTATGGCCAACAAGTGGGAAGAACTGGGAGCGATGCATGAGCCAAGACACGGAACCTCCGTGTCCGTGCTGAACGGACAGTTGTATGCGTGTGGCGGCCAGGACGACTCGCAGTATCTGGACACTGTTGAAGTCTACTCACATCAGACGAATACTTGGAATTATGTCCCGTCCATGAAGCACAAGAGAGCCTTCTTTGGTACAGCAGTGGTCGGTGGCATGTTGTACGCTGTAGGTGGCACAG GTGGTAACAAGGGAAACAAGGACGATTTCTTGACATCAATTGAGCGCTACGATCCAAGCCAACAGATCTGGACCAGTGTGGCCCCGATGCACATCCGAAGGGCATACGTATCAGTAGCGGTGGTCAACAACTGCATTTATGCGATCGGTGGGTTCAACAGAGAGTGGTTGAACTCTGTGGAGCGCTACGATCCCGATAGCAACCAGTGGACGTTTGTGAAACCAATGAACAAGCTGCGCAGCAGTGCCTGTGCCACAGCTCTCAATGGCTGCATTTACGTGGTCGGCGGTTTTGACAGCTCCAAATGTACGAACACTGTCGATAAGTACGACCCAGCACTGAACAAGTGGAGCAGTGCATGCCCCATGCTACAGAGGCGGTATGGTGTTGGCGTAGCAACAGTGATGCTCTGTTGA
- the LOC139147425 gene encoding kelch-like protein diablo isoform X3: MAGSEELVYQDGCLSNSVLETLQSFRSTGTLCDVVIEVEQCKIPAHRLVLSACSPYFRAMFTGQLAESSQECVTIRDSNPNAIKDLIDFAYTATVKINDANVQDLMISSNLLQLTGVRSACCEFLQRQLHPSNCIGIWHFADAHSCHELAEKARQYLYEHFAETAKEEEFLHLKYEQLTKLIGSDFLGVSNESEVFGSVIRWVKEDAEKRMCHLSTLLEKIRLFQVSPEFLLDQLNNEVVLAEIPEYCKMLSEVQRVLQGVNNVDNVLRKYGKGRRKCYSKRPKGLLAIGGESNGSTLTTVQCHVLDESCWTTILPHSDYTSGNSLNKIPISPMNTPRSAFGVVSDSNIVYVVGGSNSMHALNSVEKYDVMANKWEELGAMHEPRHGTSVSVLNGQLYACGGQDDSQYLDTVEVYSHQTNTWNYVPSMKHKRAFFGTAVVGGMLYAVGGTGGNKGNKDDFLTSIERYDPSQQIWTSVAPMHIRRAYVSVAVVNNCIYAIGGFNREWLNSVERYDPDSNQWTFVKPMNKLRSSACATALNGCIYVVGGFDSSKCTNTVDKYDPALNKWSSACPMLQRRYGVGVATVMLC, from the exons ATGGCTGGGAGTGAGGAACTGGTGTACCAAGATGGATGTCTGTCAAACTCAGTCTTGGAAACCCTTCAGTCGTTCAGGTCCACGGGAACTCTCTGTGATGTGGTCATCGAGGTTGAGCAGTGCAAAATACCGGCACACAG ACTAGTGTTATCCGCATGCAGTCCGTATTTCAGGGCGATGTTTACGGGGCAGCTTGCAGAAAGCAGTCAAGAGTGTGTTACCATCCGAGATTCCAATCCTAACGCCATCAAAGATCTCATCGATTTCGCCTACACTGCCACAGTCAAG ATAAATGATGCCAATGTACAGGATTTGATGATAAGTTCCAACTTGCTGCAGCTGACTGGCGTTCGCAGTGCGTGCTGTGAGTTCCTGCAACGACAGTTACACCCTAGTAATTGCATTGGCATCTGGCATTTCGCCGACGCCCATTCTTGCCACGAACTCGCTGAGAAAGCGCGACAGTACCTTTACGAGCACTTCGCCGAGACCGCTAAAGAAGAAGAATTCCTCCACCTCAAGTACGAACAGCTCACAAAACTCATTGGCTCAGATTTCCTGGGCGTCAGCAACGAAAGCGAGGTCTTTGGGTCGGTGATTCGCTGGGTGAAGGAGGACGCGGAAAAGCGCATGTGCCACCTCAGCACGCTACTGGAGAAAATCAGGCTTTTTCAGGTGTCTCCAGAATTTCTACTTGACCAACTGAACAACGAAGTCGTGCTGGCAGAAATTCCCGAGTACTGCAAAATGCTGAGTGAAGTACAGCGGGTCTTGCAGGGAGTCAATAATGTAGATAATGTGCTCAGGAAGTATGGAAAGGGACGGAGGAAATGTTACAGCAAGAGACCAAAG GGGCTTTTAGCTATCGGAGGAGAGTCTAACGGCAGTACCTTGACAACAGTGCAGTGTCATGTTTTAGACGAAAGCTGCTGGACAACCATCCTACCTCACTCAGATTACACTTCAGGAAACAGCTTAAACAAGATCCCAATCAGTCCAATGAACACTCCAAGGTCTGCGTTTGGAGTGGTGTCTGACTCCAATATTGTGTATGTAGTCG GGGGCAGCAACTCGATGCATGCTCTGAACTCTGTGGAGAAATATGACGTTATGGCCAACAAGTGGGAAGAACTGGGAGCGATGCATGAGCCAAGACACGGAACCTCCGTGTCCGTGCTGAACGGACAGTTGTATGCGTGTGGCGGCCAGGACGACTCGCAGTATCTGGACACTGTTGAAGTCTACTCACATCAGACGAATACTTGGAATTATGTCCCGTCCATGAAGCACAAGAGAGCCTTCTTTGGTACAGCAGTGGTCGGTGGCATGTTGTACGCTGTAGGTGGCACAG GTGGTAACAAGGGAAACAAGGACGATTTCTTGACATCAATTGAGCGCTACGATCCAAGCCAACAGATCTGGACCAGTGTGGCCCCGATGCACATCCGAAGGGCATACGTATCAGTAGCGGTGGTCAACAACTGCATTTATGCGATCGGTGGGTTCAACAGAGAGTGGTTGAACTCTGTGGAGCGCTACGATCCCGATAGCAACCAGTGGACGTTTGTGAAACCAATGAACAAGCTGCGCAGCAGTGCCTGTGCCACAGCTCTCAATGGCTGCATTTACGTGGTCGGCGGTTTTGACAGCTCCAAATGTACGAACACTGTCGATAAGTACGACCCAGCACTGAACAAGTGGAGCAGTGCATGCCCCATGCTACAGAGGCGGTATGGTGTTGGCGTAGCAACAGTGATGCTCTGTTGA